Sequence from the Fragaria vesca subsp. vesca linkage group LG4, FraVesHawaii_1.0, whole genome shotgun sequence genome:
AAGGTGTTATTTGCAACAATAAAAACCAGAAACATCGAACCTAGCTTTCGATGTTGGCCAAGTTCACACATATGAATTGCCATGTCCATAAACTATTGTAATTGACAGCAATATATGGTGGAGGTGAATGGCATGATTCGAGCTTAAACAAACCATATATCGTGTCCCCTTATGGAAACCCTAGCTAATTGAAAGTGACACTGAAAACAATCCACACCAGAGCCAGATATGTTCTATAACAATCTTGTTGATGTAGTGATCAAACAAACCAATTACATGCATACAAGTCTGGAATGAGATATACCAAGGATATCATATTTGTGATTTATATGACTGAACCAAATCCAAACTAAGCTTTCACGCACATATATTTATTGGTGTTCCTGCACTAGCTTCTTATACTTTTGCTTTAGATCGATCCCAGAATCTCTTGTTTAGTAAGTGGGGTTGCTAGTTATGTATAGGCTACGTATAGTGATGAAAATCAAATCCACGAGATATATTGCTTCAGAAAAGTCATTAACTAGTTATTTGTTAATTGATATTTACAATCTGGACTTTATTAGTGTACTACAGTGAGTCAAATAAGGGGTGGTTAGTGTATATAGTGCTTAAGGAGGTTGTTTCTTTGTGAGGTTAGCTCCTTGATTAGGTCTCAGGTTATAGTTGAACCTTGTCGGTCCTTGTTCACAGTAATGTTGGTGTTTTGGGGGTTTGGCTGCTATACATGTGTATAACATACCTTAAACAGTGAACCGTCCGATCGTTTAACAATTTAAAATTCAAGACGATCGGACGGTTCATGGCTTGATGTATGCTATACACATATATATAGCATAAAAATCAGTGTTTTGTAGGAAAGAGAAGAGAATTTATGTCCACCACTGATATTTTGTAATTTTAGAAAATAAAGAGTTTACTTTTCTAAAAATAAAAGGGGTGGTTAAGTGTCCCGTTTGCTAGTACTGATTCTTAGCTACTTGCCATCTTGATGTCGTGTGAAACGTTCTACCCCTGAAGTAAAATATATTAAGCAACGACGTCGTTTTCGTGCCCTATTATATATCTACTCTTATGACGAGGTCTCGAGCTCTTCAACTCCCTAGGGTTTCAAGTTTCTTCATGTACTAACTTCTCATACCATCCGCTATGTTTAGATCTATTTCATTATGCCTTTAGTTATAGTTTTCTCTATATCAGTCGGATCGTAAGTTGTTCTTTTCTAACTCTAGATTTGTAAATCAATATCGTTCGTGGATTTTTTTGGAGATTGATTCAAACTCGATCGTCGTGCGCAGTGCAATGGCGGGAGTAGACGTCCTACCCGTAGAGATTATACTGCAAATCCTCTCTAGACTTCCGGTCAAATCCTTACTCCGGTTTACCTGCGTCTCGAAACAATGGCGATTTGTCATAAAGTCCGATCTAGAATTTGCCAAATCCCAATTTAAACTAGCTTCTGAGCATAAAACCCTCAATCGCAGGCTCCTCTGCACTGGCGTCTCCCCTGAGCAGTTCGTTTCTCTAGACTTGAAGATGCCGGCGTCGTCGTTTGGAGACAAGTCCTTGTATAGGAAGGTGAATTTCCCTTTCCTGCAACAAGGTGGTAAGGTGAAACAACTAGGGTCTTGCAACGGATTGGTATTTCTAGTACTTGAGGATGAGTCTAGGATTAAGTTTTATGTATGTAACCCATCAACTGGATTCTTCAAGCAATTACCATCCCCGGTCTCAGATGAGGAGGATGTCGTAACCTATAGAATTGGCGTTGGCTATGTGTCGGCCACTGACGACTACAAAGTTCTAGTAGGATACCTTGAAAAAGATCCTGGAGAAGATCCTGGAGTAGTGGAAGCGATCCAGATATTCTCATTGAGAGCTCATTGTTGGAAACGAATTGAAGAACCTGGGGGGACTGGCGGGGTGTATGTCAGTCCCTCTATGGCTCTTTGCAATGAAACACTTCACTGGCTTAGTTTTGAACGCGATCAATTATTTGCTTTTGATCTTGCAAAGGAGGAGTTACGGACAATGCCACTGCCTAATTTTTCCCAAGATGGGATGAATTTTGGCGATATTGGTGTTTCTCATGAAGGCTGCCTGTGTGTTTTGCGCCATTGTCTGAGACCTTGTGATTCTATTGATTTCTGGGTGATGAGAGAGTACGGCGTGCGTGACACTTGGACTAAACAGTTTAGACTGTTTAACTTGATGCTTTCCGATCCGCTTGATAAACCATGGAAACTAATTCGATTCCTGGTGACGGAAAATAGCACATTTGGGTGGACTGACTACACGTTGGCAAGGATTGATCATAAAGAAGAAGAGAAGCATGGCCTGTATGTGGTTAGGGGATATCCGATTTGCATTACTGATTATGAGGAGAGTCTAGTTTGGATCAATGAGTAGCCATCAAGCTAGCTTGGCCTTCATGCATGTTTTTGTAAACTGTTTGTTAATTTATTTTCTTGGAATCTACTGAACTTTGTTATTTATATTTCTCAATTTTTCCAGTGCCTTAGAGCTCAATGCTTTGCTCGCTTCTGTATGCTCCATACTTCCTTGTGTGTAGTATTTCATGGGATTGAATCTGTTCGTTCTTGCTATTTTCGTTGCTGTTTATTTTACATGATTCCATCAACAATTTTTACTCTTTGACACAAATCACACAATGTACTCATCTGGTTTTTCCTAGGTGAAAATATTCTTTATAATGGGTCATGGAATTGAAACAATCACTCCATTTTATGGCAGTACTACAGGTTCAATCCTCCATATGTCTCTCGCATATTCATGAATTGTACGGTCACTGCTGAACTTGAACGAACCAGCTGTGTTCAAGATCGACATCTTTGTCCATCTCTGCACCAGACCACACAAACCATAAGAACAACTTCAGAAAAGTAAACGAAAAATGAAGGTGATGATGAACATGCAGTAGTCACCTTTTGATCTCTATATGCTTCATCGACCTTGTCTTGGCATTCTATATAACTAGGGAAGTCGTATCCAACA
This genomic interval carries:
- the LOC101291720 gene encoding F-box protein CPR30-like, with protein sequence MAGVDVLPVEIILQILSRLPVKSLLRFTCVSKQWRFVIKSDLEFAKSQFKLASEHKTLNRRLLCTGVSPEQFVSLDLKMPASSFGDKSLYRKVNFPFLQQGGKVKQLGSCNGLVFLVLEDESRIKFYVCNPSTGFFKQLPSPVSDEEDVVTYRIGVGYVSATDDYKVLVGYLEKDPGEDPGVVEAIQIFSLRAHCWKRIEEPGGTGGVYVSPSMALCNETLHWLSFERDQLFAFDLAKEELRTMPLPNFSQDGMNFGDIGVSHEGCLCVLRHCLRPCDSIDFWVMREYGVRDTWTKQFRLFNLMLSDPLDKPWKLIRFLVTENSTFGWTDYTLARIDHKEEEKHGLYVVRGYPICITDYEESLVWINE